The genomic interval AAACAATGGTGGCACTTTTTTGCCTTGTTTTTCATTGCGCATCCACTTAGCAGTTGGTGATTTTCAAAATGAGATAACACCTCACATTTTGGGGATGTGCTTTTATATTTCGGTTGAACCTCAGCCGAGCAACGCGACAAAGCTGGGAAGAAAACGATGGAAAATCGTTTGAAACGCAGGAGATTATGCTTGATGATGGGGATAAAAGTGAGGAAGGTTATTGTGGGGCGccacaaattaatttgcacCTTTCGCCTCTGCCGCTGCGCTGCAGCAGCGCCGTCGCCGTCGGCAGCCGGAGAAAGTTGCACATGCAAATCtacaaaagaaagaaaaactgAGAGCGCTGTCGGCAATTAAAGGCAACTCCGTTGCACTGAGATGAAAATGAAGCATAACTGCAGTGTTGAaggttttaattaattacgGACATCCATTTGCTTAATCTCTCAAGGTAAATTgttgttattaattaaaattaaattgaattaaaatgcATTATACAAAGAAATACAATTTGAACGAAAATGATAATttgtagatatatatataaacttcTTTGAGTATATTAGAAACTTTATCTGATTGGAAAAGTGCAGCACTTTTCATATTTGATGCATCTCAGTGTGGAGGGAAACTTTTCCACCTTTTTCGAATTTCCCTTAATAGGCAGGCAATGGCAATGTCATAATATCTGCGGATAGGCGTATTTTGCACGAATCGCTTGACTGTGCGCTTGTTCATATATATTTAGTGACTGTGTATTTAGCGGGCACAACGGTAACCGTATTTGTCATTTATTTGCACTTCGCATTCGAATGAACGCCGCTCGCGAAGAGGAAGCGGAAATAAGTGCAGTCTGCAGCGGTAAAGCGCATTTGGGTGTTTGATTGCGTTTCGCACAGTTACTACGACTTTTCGAGCATGTAAAAGACAGTCGTTAAGTAAATATAAAgctaatgaatttaaaatccATTTCAAAATATCGGAGCGAGCGACTCAAATAGTGTGGCAACGCTAACAGAGTGTGCACTCGCTAAATGTTAAGGTGGGTGAATTCGCTATTATATCGATAGAACTAGAAGCATTCCGATTAATATCAGTGTTCACActggaaaattatttaaaattagttaAACAATTATCAATAAAAATTGTGCTATGTTGCTGTACACTAAAATGGGGATTAAAAACTTCCTTAAAAATGTCAGCAGATAATGGACAAAATTGTTAGCTTCTTTTTCAGTAAATTTGTGATAGCTGTTGGCAGTACTGCCTGCCGATAGATTCAATGTGGCCAGTCTCTGTTCTGCGTTGAGTAGTGTTTACTCGCTGCAGAAAAGTTATTGGCCTTGGTTTTTCATAATGGCATAAACATTAAACGGAAACGTACATGATACCGCAAACGCCGAGCTGGTGCACCGCTGGAATCGACGAGGACGTCCGCCCGCGTCGCCCAATCAATATTACCGCTCGGCGAGGGAAAGCGCAGCGTGGATACCCAGCAACACCGCGCCGCCATTGAGAGagcagaaaaagaaaagcgtGTGCGCCCGCAAACAACAAGAAAGATTCATCGAAAAGGGGGGCAGAGTGAGGGGCAAACCGATTTGAGGTCGCCGGATGTAAAAATGTCGCAAGCAGCTGGAGGATCTGCCGTCGGAATGGAGCAGCAAGCCACTGGAAAGCAGTCAAAGCCACCGGAGGAGCTCCAGGACAATGACACCAACAGTCTGGAACCGGGCGAGGTGGTGACCCCGCCCCATTATCATGCCAGCAGTCCGGCAGTCAAAAAGCATCTGTCCAAGGATCTGATAATGAGCAAAACGCTTCTGAAGCTACCAGCTAGCATTCTGGAACAGGCGCGCAAAGAGAACGGATCTGGCGGGACACCAAATGCCCAAGCCGAAGATGTGGACGATAGCGAAGGCCTCTATTCGGACTCGGATTCCTCGGGGGAAGACCTCAAAAACGTAGAGGATGTGCAGAAGGCGAGGAAGGAGAAGCAGGAGGAGGCTGCAGCTGCTACCCTGCCCCAAGCACCGCCCACGCCGTTCTTGGGCAATATTCCGCTAAGATTCCACATGAGAGCTCCTTGCTTTGACTTTCCACGCATGGGCTTTATGCCCCGAATGAACAGGGGCGGACCAAGGGGCATGCGAACGACATTCTTTGGTCGCCCACCCGCACCGAATCGCATGGGAGCTCCTATGATGGGTGGGCCACCAACGCAAGGACCTCCGCCGGGAGCGTATGCCCCTCAAAATCCACCAGCTACAGGTAATAACAGCAATTCAGGTTGTTGCAAACGACTCCAATCGGATGTGATGTAAGTAAATTCCATATTTATGTAGAAAGTTATGTTTAACAAGTTTAATTTTAGTTGGACAGCATTGCAGCCGCCAGTGTCCTTTGTTTTCAATCTTGTTTCCGAGTGCTCCAATAAAAAGCATGAGAACTGCAGAACTAAAGCGGAAACTGCTGACCACAACTCCAAGGAAGCGAAACTTTCCAGCGAAACAAAGTCCACTGAACTCTTAATTGAAATCAATCGATCGAGAGAGAAGTCCCAGCACAAAAATGACGTCAGAGGAAAACCAAATAATCGATCCCATGACAGAAACCAAAATCGAGGAAGAACTAGGGAAAGGTCGAAAGAATCGCACGGCAAGTCCACTGAAAACTCCAAGAACAAGGACGAAAGCAGAGGGACAGGAAGACGGAAAAGTAGAGAAAGATCCCAAGATAAAAATTCTAATAGAGCAAAAAGTATGAATCTATCTAAGGAAAAGGATGAAATTGGAGGCGAGCTTAAGAATGCAGCGAGTGGAAAGTCACAGGAAAGAGATCAATCGAGAGGTAAAACTAAAGAACGATCTAGGGAGAGAGATCGGACTAGAAATAAAACACGTGAAAAATCGCAAGCCAGAGATCAAACCAAAAGAAAGGCAAACGATGCGGAACATACCAGAGTAAAATCAAGGAAAAGGTCCAGTTCACGGGATAAGCGTCGAGAAAAATCAAAGGAAAAGAATGGAGACTTATCCAAGGAAAAGCTTAAAGAAAAATCTACCGAACGCAGCGAAAGAAAAAATGAATCCAAGATTAAAAATAAGGATACAAATGAAGAAAAGCTTCGAGAGCGTTCCAAAGAAAAAGATAGAAACCATTCTAAGGAAAGACTGCATGAAAGAACGCAGAATAAGTCTGAAGAAAGAAAACCTGAAGCAAAAAAAGTGAGAAATGCAAGAGAAAATTCAAAGGAAGGAACTGATCACAAAAAGGACAAACTGTTGGGGCCATTGGGAGATAAAACAGATGAACGTTTAAAGGATAAGCAAAGAAAGCGATCGAGAGAAAAATCAGTAACGAAATGCCCAAAGGAAAGCGGCAAGGACAAATTAAAGGAGCATTCACGGGAAACGACTAAAGATAGACATCAAGAAAAATGCAAGGATCCGCCGAACGAAAATGGATTGGATAGGTCCCAGAGATCAAGCACGCCGCATGATTCCTTCAGTGAAAGTGCAATAACAAGCGAACACGCCTCAATAAGAAAAAATCAGACGCCTCCACCTTGGGGGAGCAGGGAAGGAACTCCCTCAATGACACCACCACAAGTTCAGATCCCTCAGACTCCAATTGTTGATCACGCCAATCCCAAGGACTTTGATATTTTCGCCGATTCACCTCCACGAGTAAACACTGCCGTTTCAGCTCCAGCTGCAACTATTGAAAGGAGTACTACGCCGCCGTTGAAGTCATCCATTCCTATTGTCCCCATCGCTAAAGCCGACAAACTGGCTCCTCTGCTCAAGGCCAGTGAGATTCACAGTAGGATTGGCGCCCTGCTTGAGGAAAGCGATTTGCATTTGGATAATCTACTAGCTACTAAAGAGCAATTGTTCCGTCGCACTAATGAATACAAAGAGAGAAAAGAGGCTCCCAAAGAGATTAAAGCTGAATACCTTCCGAATAGCAGGCATAATAGATCTGCGAGTGGTAGGGCAGAGGTCGAACATCACAAAAGCCAACCACGGCATATAAATCCTTTCAAGCGCGAATCAGTATTAAGCGGGAGGAAATCCTCCTCTCGCCCTTCAAGCAAGGAGAGACGATTTCAAAGACACGACAGTGATGTTGAGGATTGGGATAGGGATCTAGAACTCGAAAGAAATCAATTACATGTCAGTCAGCAAACTGGATTCCAACCAAGAAAGAGTGATGAGTATACAAAATTCAGCATTAAGAAAGAAAAAGATCTTACGCCCCCGCCTCTGCAAACGAACTTTACTCGAACCACTATAAAAATCGAACGCAATGCAACGCCTCCCCGGCACGATGTGCTGGTTAGAAACGGTGCAGTGGCGACCAATGCTCCTCCACCGGCAAAAGAGCAGGAAAGTCCCGATACGGATGACTACATCGACAACTGGGAAAACGACGATTCACTGGCCAGTATGCCCAAGAACGCACCTCCTGTAACTCCTACTCCCGCTCCAAATGCAAACGCATCTCTTAACGCTACACCCTTGCCTCCAGTAGCTTCACAATTTAATggcgatgatgacgatgatgactCCAACGCTCTGTGGAATGCAAAAAGCACACCTCCTCCGCGACGTAAAAATGAAAACTTGCCGGAGGGCAACATCCATGAACTATATGACAAATTCATGAATAGTATTAAGATGTCCAACGAGCATTTGGAGTCGGAAACACTGGACACCTCAAAGAACAGTTCCTTGAGCAATTCCCCAGCCGAAGAGAGTTCGTCGGGCTCTGAGACTTCCTCAACAAGTAGCAGCAGTAGCGAAACCGAGGAGGACTCCAGTTCAGAGGACGACGATGCCAATGAAAGCTCTTCGAATGATGAATCGGTCACAGCATCCGGTAATTGCAACACAAATCAGGATGAAACCGCTGGTAAGGAGCAGctccaaaagaaaaacaatgtAAGCAAGGACCTACGGAAATTAAAGAGCCTCGAAGACAATCTGGCTAGGATTCAGATGATGCGTGAGAACTATGACGCGGGCGATGAGATTTCCGAAGAACTGCTGAAAATGGAATCCTTATTTCTAATGCAGCGCAATGCCATCATGGATAAGTATCGCAAACAGGAACTTAAAAGCAATTCCAGTGAGGATCAGCAGCCAGTGGATGAACAAGGAACTGTTCAGGCACAAGAGGTGGTTAAGGAAACATCCTTTCCTGTAAACAGCATCTTCAGTGCCAATCGGGAAGCCATCAAACTGACCATCTCGCCATTGAAGTTGACTAGGAAATCTGTTATTTTCGACAAGGACGAAGCAGATCTACCGGAAACATCCAAGGCGGAGCCTCCCAAACCACCGATGCAAAAGCCACCAAAGGAGATCGCCATTGTGAAACCCACCATTGTCGAATCCCGATCTAAGCCTAAGCTAAGGAgtccaccaccatcagcaggaAGTCGTCGTAGATCCCGGTCCCGTTCTATTTCTAGAAGTAGGACACGACGTCGCGGCTCTAGGACCAAGTCACGTACTCCCAGCCCCAGACGCCGACGCCTTCCATCGCCCAGAAGAGTTTCCAGATACGCTAAGCGAATTGGAGCAGCAGCCGTCGGAGGAACTAGGAAAGGCAGGAGTCATAGTAGAAGTTTAACAAGGAGTCGAACGCGAAGTAGGAGTCCAAGTAGACGAAGACGGTTGCCACTAGCAGGGCACAGAAAACGCTGTTCAATATCTCCAATGCCACAAAAATTGGTTGGACCTCGGTCACCACCTCCTTCCCGCCGACGTCACTCACTAAGTCGTGATCGGGAACGTGAACACTTATCTCGCTCCCGTTCGCCCTTACCCTTCAAACCTCCGTCTCCGCCGATGAGACGCAGTTGGTCCAAAGCACCAACCAGAAGGAGATCGTTCTCCAGGTCGAGATCGCGGTCAATATCACCAAGGTCTCGATTATCAGCAGAGGAAGCTTTCAATTATTTTGAGGAGAATCAGGGCATGGAAGCGGCTGCGTACTACTATAATATGTCATTGATGCAGCAGGAGGATCAGAACGCATTGGGTGAGGGCTATGATGCTTATGCCGCATATATGGACTCCGCGTACAATATGGAACAAGCGTATGCACAATACTCTGAAGAATATTCAAATACGTACATGGATTATATGGTCGAAGTAGCTTCCTCACCTCAGGCACCTGGATCGGTTCTTAGGGAACTACCTATGGCGCCGATGATGCCCGTGGAATCCTTTGTTCCTATAGCGCCAGTGGAGGCAATGCCATCGATGGCGGCCACGGCGTCAGTGATGCCGGTGGCCGTACAAAAAGGCAACGTTTTGGAAATAGTACCTTCTGGGGAGGATATACTGGAAGCGGAGAAGAACATAGTGGCAGATGCAGTAGATGAACCAGTGGAGGACACGAGGTAAGACAGAGttctaaatttatttatatataaataataatagtatatttatttttagtaaaCCAAAAGGAAAAGGCGTCAATTTCGTGGATAAGGTGCTGCCCGCATACGAGAGCGACAACGAAGACCGCGCGGTCGTTGAAATGGCGGTGGAACGTGCCCTTCGGAAATATCACGAGGGTCGCTCCCAAGCCGCCGCCAAGCTGCAACTGATACGCGATGAGCTGCTTGTGTTgcctccaccaccaccgccgccactGACAACCAAGCCAGCTAATCTGGAAAAGCCTGTTTTGGTGCAGAAGAAACCGAAGTACCGATACTTTCATTTTGATCCTTTCAAGTGTGCAATAGTGAAGACGTACACACGCACGCTACGTTCAGCATACCGCCCTCCATTCGATCCCAAGCATTTTGCCATGCTAATGAAGACTGGTCGCCTGCCGCAGATTCCTCCAGGATTCCTGCGACACCGCCCGCCATTTATACCTGCGCATGTCGATGCTGTCACGAGAGGAGCAATGCTCAAGGAATTCTTTAGCAAACATCCTCCACCGCCGCTAGCGATGCCCATGCCTGTACCCAATGGGATGCCCTATTACCTGAGTGGTCCACCGCCAACGCCAAGTGGAGCTGCAGTTTCTCCTGTGCCTATTAATGTCCTGCCACAACCCATTCCCGTGTTGGATGGAAGTGGTTATCAGGGTTATCCTCAGCAGCCTACAATGGTACCATCACCTGTTCCAGTTCCTGTTCCAGTGCCGCTGCCTGTGCCCTTGCCTGTTTCTACTGACACGACGCCACCTCCCGCGTTGGAAACTCCTTACTTCACACCACCACCTTTGCCCGAGCTGCCGACTCTACCCGAACTGCCGTCTCAGTTCAACGTGAGTTCGGTGCCCACAATAACGGAGATAATGCCAGTGGATATACTAGAGAAGTTGGGACCGCTGCCCAAGACCTTGGACGTCGATGACGGAGGTGGAACTGCCAGTCCGGTGGAGATTAGCGACGATCTCAAAGAGGTTGAGGCAGAGCCAGCCGAACAGCCTGTGGTGGACGTGAAGCCGCATCTCCTTGTGGAGACCCAGTAGTAGACCCATCTTGCTAGCTtggtttttttaattatagagTTTTTTTTTAGGTAATTATTCTTAATTGTAAACCATGAGGATCCTAATCCCTACACATAGATTTACTTCGTAAATATTTggtttatataatatttttaattgaccATTTGTAAACAAGTTGCATTTATTCATAGAAGGTCGTTTTAGGTTTCTATGTCATTTATACAAGGCCCTTCTGGGCCCACGTTTATTGATttctaaaagaaaataaaaaatgtaaatagtTCGCTTAAGAATTATACTTGAATTAACTTTCGGCGTGCACACTATACATATTTGAGTCATTTACTATAACGAAGTTCTTAACGAATTAATCTAACCTTAAGATCCACAAGAATCGAATGTATGTGAAATTTCTATAGTGTGGTGAGCATCTATAAGACTTTGCATGTTTGGTATCGTACAAAATATAGACATgaaatacaaattttgtatTTGCGTTAGTTgaataattgaaaatatacTCAACAGTAAAATAGTTTTACTATTTGATTGAGCTTATTCGTTATGTCTGATGATGGATAATGCAGTAATCTTATTCTGAAGCGGTTTGAGTTATTTATGCTTaatgaaattgttttttaatttataacttTATAGTAGTCCGATTTTTTCCCTGGGTGTCAAGACCAATGGAAAACACTCGGCAGGCAGTGCCAAACTCTCCGGACTGATCTTAATTGTCGAAGGATCATGACTGCTGATATTATATCTCTGCATTACGTTGACCAGGACCAGAAAACCAAATCCCCTCACCAAACTCTGGCCGATGCAAGTCCGCTTCCCGATGCTAAAGGGCAGAAAGTGTGGAATATTCTTCTTGAGTTGAAGTTTTTCATTATCACTTTCGATGCCGGAATCAGAACCTTTGGAATTTTTCGGGCTTGGCACCTTTGATGGTTCCAAAAACCTTAATGGATTAAATTCCTTAGGATTTACCCAGAATTTCTCGCTGGTGTTTAGCACATAATTGTTGATGAAAACAATGGTGCCCTTGGTCACTCCATAGCCAGAGATCACTGTGTCCTCGGTGGCCACATGTGGAACAATGGGAGAGGATGAATATCGAAGCACCTCGAAAATCGTCGCCATCGTGTAGGGCATAGCATTCATATCCAGCAAATTAATTGACCTATTTTCCTCTTCGGTAATTGCGTCAATTTCCTCCTGTATTCTCCTTCCAATATCCACATTCTTGGCTATATAGGCCAGCACTAGCATCACCAGATTTCCAACCGCTGAGTGTCCACCAATGAAATCCTCTAGCATGAAGATGATCGTGTTCCGGGAGACATCTTTATCTTCAAGCAGGCTTTTAAGTAGAGCATCTGTGAAGTCCCGATCTGGTTCATCCAAATCGACGGTCAGCTCCCGATGCCGGATAATCCTTTCCATTATGAATCTCCTGATGGTCGAGGACCAGTTGATGATCTTGTTCAGGTGTCGCTGGTAGAAGGGATATAGCCAGGGTAGAAAATCCAGCGCATGTCCCTGATTGATCTCCCAGAATATCTCATCGAAGTACTGAACCATCTGTTGGAAATCCACATCATCGTAGTCGAACCTCAACGAACACATGTACTGACTAAACATATTGGCACAGGCCTTCATAACCAGAGTCTTTATGTTGATCGGCTCTCCAGGAACTAGTTGGTTTCTTAGCTCCCGATTCCAGTGCTCCATTTCCTCGCAGCCAATCTGGGACATTTTCATGTAGAAGGAGGAGGATTCCCTGGGCGAGCAGTGACGCCTGGCCAGATTCCTTCTCTTCTGCTGCAGCTGTGACCAATCGCACAGTGCCAACGAATTGCTCCGCTCGCCTCCGAATAATTTATGATATCGTATGAAGTCCGGCCGCCCGCTCATCACCTTGCCATTTTGGTTGAGCACCTCGCGGATCAGCTCCAGGTTGTTCACCACCAGACAGCGGGTGTGTCCAAAGGTCAGGGAGTATATGTCTCCGTATTGCTGTGCCAACGCCGTGAATCCCGCAAAGGGACTATCCCTATATCGATCCAGCAGATGAAGATTACCAATTATGGGCCATGGTCGTGGTCCTGGAGCCTGGTTATATTTTTGATGAGCTATTTGATTGAGTTCGGTTGAATTCTTTGCTTTAACGGCCTGAAGAACGCGACGCTTGACTCCATATAGAATGCATATGTAGGACGTGGCCAGAACAATCAGTAAAATCGCGAAGATAGTGTAAATCAAAGCAGCCAGCATTTTTGCTGAGCTCTTGAAAGCGGGAAGCACAAAACACAACTAACGACGGCCAAGCAAATCAAGTAGCCAGGTAAACTATGGGTCGCGACTTTCCCAGATCCTTCGGGAGAACTGCTCTACCTTCTGTGGGCTAAGGCATTACCTGACCATAATCTTGTCTGCTACCTGTTTGCTTTGCCTTTAATCGCTTGTTTTTCCCATTCAGGGGATGACATGAATAATCAGGATGTGGCTGAGACTATCCAAAATGTCCTTTGGTAAGATggtaatttattttcatttagaCATTCATTAGAGCCACTTGGTTCCTCCTGCTGTATGACTTTAGTTTAACACATTATTAAACGGACTGAAAGTCCCAAGTAACTGAAACATATACTGGCCAAAATGCTGATACAGCCATTTGCTggatttatttgcttttatttaagTTTCGGCCTTCGCGTGGCCCTCTAAATATCCGTCAGCAAGAAAGACTCCACTGCCCTCCGGGATCCCCACTCTCCGCTGAACACCATAAGTGGAAATTGCGAGAAAAGTATACTTTTGTATATTTAACTGACcagaaaaaaaacatattttttatttccccTTAACTATTTACTGAGTATTCCTTATGAGTATGCGACTGAAGTTGGGACTTTATTCCTCATTTATCTTGTCCTTGGCAAATGGTCCAATGTTGGTGGCATAAGCCATCATGGCTGGAATGGAACTCTGTTCGTAATTGCCGGTGAACAGGTGCTCGAAGGGACCAGAGGCAAAGACACCCACATCCTCGGCGCCATGGGTTTCGCTGCTCAAGGGAACCGTGGCCTGGAACTCAAACTCCGCGCTCGTGGTGTCCGCATGGGAAAGATCAATGCGTCCATCTTTAGTGCTATAGGTATCAGCAAATCCCGGACCATTGGCATAGGACAAGACGGTAAAGGGCAGCTCATCATCAGCCAGATTGGGAGCAAGGGAAAGGATGTTCTGTCGACGGTACTGGGATAGGAgatagaaatataaatatataagaaTTATGTTGAaaagggaagattcaataaataagcaaaacatgaaaaaaaatgttattttgaTTTCTTGAAGTACTAATAAGTTTCCTACCGGATAGCCGTTGATGGACATGGTGTGCGAGTGATCCGAAGTCACCACAATCAGCGTGTCCTCCTCGTCGGTCATTTTCCTAGCCAGTTCCACGGCTGCCGCGAATTCTTCGGTGTCCTCCAAAGCCTTCTTCGCCTTGGTGGCGTGATGGGCCATGTCGATGCGTCCACTCTCCACGAACAGGAAGTAGCCCTCCTCGTTCTTGCTGAGCATCTTGATGGCAGCCTCTGTCATGTCGGAAAGGGATGGCTCTGCATCTTCATAATGGGTTCGTCGACGATCGCCATGGTAGGGCAGATGGGAGGTGTCGAAGAGGCCGAGAAGGTAATCCGTCTTGCTGAGATCCGTTTCCTTCAGGCCCTTAAGTGACCAGACGTACTTGCCCTCCGCTCCCTGCTGTTTCTTGATCTCTCGCCAATCGCTGATCAGATCGCGTCCATCGGTTCGCAGGCCCGAAACGCCAGTCTCATCGTGCTGGGACTGATCCCGGAAATAGGATCGACCGCCGCCCATGATGACGCGCAGTTCCTGGCCCACTGGCCATTCCACCAGCTGCCGGGCAATATCGGTGTTGACGTCGGGACTGCATTTGGAGCTGATGATCTCACCATCGTGCTCCCAATTTCGCTCTGCAACATGGGCATAAACTCCGGCTGGAGAAGCGTGGGTCACCCGGGCGGTGGTAACCACACCGGCCCACTTGCCGGCCTCCTGGGCCCACTGACCAATGCTCTGGACATGGCTACTCGAATTGGTCACACAGTCGCCCCTCTGCACCTGGGCATTGACTCCAATGGTGCCATAGTTGGCCTTGACTCCGGTCAAATAGGCCGTAGCAGTGTTGGCCGAGTCCGGAGTACGCTCATTGACGGCATACGTCTTGGACAGACCCAGGTAGGGGAACTTCTCAAAGAAGACCTGCTTGTTGCTATCGCCCATGAAAGCACGTGTGGCCGTGATCGTGTGGACGGACATGCCATCGCCCAAAAATAGGATCACGTTCTTGGCGCGATTCTCGTTGAGTTTCCTATGGCCGGCCAGCTTATCGGCCAGAATCGATTGGGCCTTATCGTGCCAGAATCGTGTGTCCAGCTCCTCGTCGAGGGCCTCGAAGTCGCGTGATGTTTGCAGACGGGGATGTTGGGCTGTAAAGTCCGGACTTTGGGTTAGCAACTAATCGGCGGGAAAATTGGTCTAATAGAACTACTTCTTGAAGTGGTAAACAAGTTTTCAGCTTATCTCGAGCAGATCTATAAATCAGTTTTAATTATAACTATTTATGGGCTTTCGGCTACCACCATATCGCTGGAAATTCACACTTGATTGAGGCTTAATAAAACGTGTTGAAAACGTTTTAGCTGATTATGGTGCTGCTTGTCATCATTACACATTCATTTGAAATACTTAGGCTTATATATACTTTGAAGAAATATA from Drosophila mauritiana strain mau12 chromosome 3L, ASM438214v1, whole genome shotgun sequence carries:
- the LOC117139069 gene encoding cytochrome P450 307a1, with the protein product MLAALIYTIFAILLIVLATSYICILYGVKRRVLQAVKAKNSTELNQIAHQKYNQAPGPRPWPIIGNLHLLDRYRDSPFAGFTALAQQYGDIYSLTFGHTRCLVVNNLELIREVLNQNGKVMSGRPDFIRYHKLFGGERSNSLALCDWSQLQQKRRNLARRHCSPRESSSFYMKMSQIGCEEMEHWNRELRNQLVPGEPINIKTLVMKACANMFSQYMCSLRFDYDDVDFQQMVQYFDEIFWEINQGHALDFLPWLYPFYQRHLNKIINWSSTIRRFIMERIIRHRELTVDLDEPDRDFTDALLKSLLEDKDVSRNTIIFMLEDFIGGHSAVGNLVMLVLAYIAKNVDIGRRIQEEIDAITEEENRSINLLDMNAMPYTMATIFEVLRYSSSPIVPHVATEDTVISGYGVTKGTIVFINNYVLNTSEKFWVNPKEFNPLRFLEPSKVPSPKNSKGSDSGIESDNEKLQLKKNIPHFLPFSIGKRTCIGQSLVRGFGFLVLVNVMQRYNISSHDPSTIKISPESLALPAECFPLVLTPREKIGLL
- the LOC117139071 gene encoding alkaline phosphatase, which produces MVKSCLILCFFTLLVIQARSDLADDQEHAQHPRLQTSRDFEALDEELDTRFWHDKAQSILADKLAGHRKLNENRAKNVILFLGDGMSVHTITATRAFMGDSNKQVFFEKFPYLGLSKTYAVNERTPDSANTATAYLTGVKANYGTIGVNAQVQRGDCVTNSSSHVQSIGQWAQEAGKWAGVVTTARVTHASPAGVYAHVAERNWEHDGEIISSKCSPDVNTDIARQLVEWPVGQELRVIMGGGRSYFRDQSQHDETGVSGLRTDGRDLISDWREIKKQQGAEGKYVWSLKGLKETDLSKTDYLLGLFDTSHLPYHGDRRRTHYEDAEPSLSDMTEAAIKMLSKNEEGYFLFVESGRIDMAHHATKAKKALEDTEEFAAAVELARKMTDEEDTLIVVTSDHSHTMSINGYPYRRQNILSLAPNLADDELPFTVLSYANGPGFADTYSTKDGRIDLSHADTTSAEFEFQATVPLSSETHGAEDVGVFASGPFEHLFTGNYEQSSIPAMMAYATNIGPFAKDKINEE